The window TTCTGAAATCATGGTAATTCCATCACAGAGCAGCTTTTACCAAGGGTAAGAGCCACCTCTTTTAGAGATGACGAAATCGTAGTATACTTGTACGGAGGTGTTCATTTTGGTGAGTAAAACTTTATTTCAGTGTCCTAATTGCAAAAAACCTTTAAATAAAGGGCAAAAACAGTACTTTTGCCCAAAGGGACACAGTTTTGATATCGCGAAGCAAGGATATGTAAATCTTCTGCTTTCAAGTCATATCGGGGCAGGAAAACCCGGTGACAGTAAGGAAATGCTTAAAAGCCGCAGAGAATTTCTTGATAAAGGTTATTATCAGGAGTTTTCCGATACCCTCAATAGTATGGTTGTTGAAACGTTGAAAGCTGAACCTAATATGAGTATTTTTGATGCAGGTTGCGGCGAGGGTTATTATGTTAACAGACTGAAGCAAAGCTTATCTGCTTTTGATAATACAAAGACCTTGGACATGTACGGTATAGATGTGTCTAAATCAGCAATACAATATGCTGCGGGTCGTGACAAGGATATACATTTTGCAGTTGCAAGCAGTTACCATGTACCCCTACTAGACAATTCCGTTGATTATATATTGTGTATCTTCGCTCCCAGAGATGAGCGGGAGTTCAAGCGTATTTTAAAACCTTCCGGGAAGCTGTTAGTAGCTGCACCCGGTCCCAGACACCTTTATAGTCTGCGGAATTTTATCTACGATAGTCCGGACATAATAGGTCAAAAGGGTACCATAGAAGAAGGCTATAAGCTTTTAGAGCATAAAATTGTGTCCTACTCAATCACTATCAACGACAAAGAAGACATTTTCAATCTGTTCAACATGACTCCATACAGTCGTCACGCTGATACAGACACGGAAAACAAACTTAAAACAACTCAAGAATTCAGTACGGAAGTAGAAATAAATATAAGAGTGTACCAAAATGCCTAATTTCGGTACACTCCTTGTTCATTCATTAAATGGGTATAAATTTTTCTTAATGTAAGCACAGCTATCTTGCTTGCATTAAGAATTATGTGCCATAACGTTGCTGCTTTTAGAAATAATAAAGTTTTTAACTGACTTATACAAAACCGCTGCCCCCAAGGATACCAAAAATACCATTACAGGTGCACAATATAAGAGAAAGTCCG of the Ruminiclostridium papyrosolvens DSM 2782 genome contains:
- a CDS encoding putative RNA methyltransferase, with protein sequence MSKTLFQCPNCKKPLNKGQKQYFCPKGHSFDIAKQGYVNLLLSSHIGAGKPGDSKEMLKSRREFLDKGYYQEFSDTLNSMVVETLKAEPNMSIFDAGCGEGYYVNRLKQSLSAFDNTKTLDMYGIDVSKSAIQYAAGRDKDIHFAVASSYHVPLLDNSVDYILCIFAPRDEREFKRILKPSGKLLVAAPGPRHLYSLRNFIYDSPDIIGQKGTIEEGYKLLEHKIVSYSITINDKEDIFNLFNMTPYSRHADTDTENKLKTTQEFSTEVEINIRVYQNA